The Panicum virgatum strain AP13 chromosome 5K, P.virgatum_v5, whole genome shotgun sequence genome has a window encoding:
- the LOC120710483 gene encoding zinc finger protein STAMENLESS 1-like: MRQEGNPLDLNNLPEEYGKQAVESSTTTATSSAHAVRIKKKSGGGKDDAAKVYECRFCSLKFCKSQALGGHMNRHRQERENETLNRARQLVFGNESLAAAGAQMSFRDVNLGGAAPSTMLGGGFRGIATGGSGIGDPCVQFRPVHPRPPYHYLYTAAAPPSTLHPMSYPATYPGPPRQPAVGDYVIGHAISAGDALMQPPHRGSFSCFGGPLAAPPAATAALAVAANVQADKVNCNCSFGCGGGHSRNNNVNASS; this comes from the exons AT GAGGCAAGAAGGGAACCCTTTGGACCTGAACAACTTGCCGGAGGAGTACGGCAAGCAAGCGGTGGAGAGCTCCACGACCACCGCCACATCAAGCGCCCATGCAGTTC GGATCAAGAAGAAGAGTGGCGGAGGGAAGGATGATGCTGCCAAGGTGTATGAGTGCCGGTTTTGTTCCCTCAAGTTCTGCAAGTCTCAAGCGCTTGGCGGCCACATGAACCGGCATCGGCAAG AGAGGGAGAATGAAACCCTCAACCGTGCCCGGCAACTCGTCTTCGGCAACgagagcctcgccgccgccggcgcgcagaTGAG TTTCAGGGATGTCAATTTGGGAGGCGCTGCCCCATCGACCATGCTAGGAGGAGGCTTCCGGGGAATCGccaccggcggcagcggcatcgGCGACCCGTGCGTCCAGTTCCGGCCGGTTCATCCGCGGCCGCCGTACCATTACCTctacacggcggcggcgccaccatcCACACTGCACCCGATGAGCTACCCGGCGACTTACCCGGGTCCTCCGCGCCAGCCTGCGGTCGGCGACTACGTCATCGGCCACGCAATCTCCGCCGGCGACGCACTGATGCAGCCGCCACACCGCGGCAGCTTCTCCTGCTTCGGAGGCccactcgccgcgccgccggcagcaacggcggcgctcgccgttGCAGCGAACGTGCAGGCCGACAAAGTTAACTGCAACTGCAGcttcggctgcggcggcggccacagcAGAAATAATAATGTGAACGCCTCCTCTTGA